In Clupea harengus chromosome 1, Ch_v2.0.2, whole genome shotgun sequence, one DNA window encodes the following:
- the srsf2a gene encoding serine and arginine rich splicing factor 2a yields the protein MSYGRPPPDVEGMTSLKVDNLTYRTSPETLRRVFEKYGRVGDVYIPRDRYTKESRGFAFVRFMDKRDAEDAMDAMDGALLDGRELRVQMARYGRPPDSHYGRRGGPPSRRYGGSGGGGGGGGGGGGGGGYGRRSRSHSPRRRRRGSRSRSRSRSRSRSRSRYSRSRSRSYSRSRSRSKTRTPRRSKSKSASRSRSRSKSKSRSRSRTPASNKGSKSRSRSRSRPKSPEDNETAPS from the exons ATGAGTTACGGTCGGCCGCCACCCGACGTGGAGGGCATGACTTCACTCAAAGTTGACAATTTGACATACCGCACATCTCCAGAAACGCTGAGGCGCGTTTTCGAAAAGTATGGGCGAGTGGGAGACGTGTATATTCCTCGTGATAGGTACACAAAAGAGAGCCGCGGGTTTGCCTTCGTTCGATTTATGGACAAACGGGATGCAGAGGACGCGATGGACGCTATGGATGGAGCCTTGCTAGATGGGCGCGAATTGCGAGTGCAAATGGCACGTTACGGGCGCCCACCAGACTCCCATTATGGGCGCCGAGGGGGGCCCCCGTCGAGAAGAtatggtggtagtggtggtgggggtggaggaggaggtggtggtggtggtggaggtggttaTGGACGCAGAAGCCGGAG CCATAGCCCACGCCGCCGAAGAAGGGGAAGCCGTTCAAGGAGCAGGAGTCGGTCCCGCAGTCGTAGCCGGTCCCGCTACAGCCGCTCAAGGTCCAGGTCCTACTCGCGCTCCCGGTCCAGGTCCAAGACTCGCACGCCGCGAAGGAGCAAGTCCAAGTCGGCATCCAGATCTCGCTCCCGGTCAAAGTCCAAGTCCCGCTCCAGAAGCCGCACTCCAGCCTCCAACAAAGGCTCCAAGTCGAGGTCAAGATCGAGAAGCCGACCCAAGTCTCCTGAAGACAACGAAACGGCACCGTCCTGA